In one Mycoplasmopsis canis PG 14 genomic region, the following are encoded:
- a CDS encoding DHH family phosphoesterase translates to MKIGSLELVTKELYKYNSIVIFHHIRPDGDCLGSQFGLKELIKLNFPDKKVYAIGDAKNTFDFLDFTMDEVPSDDIIKKSLAVVVDANHKERIEKREVLDKNLFAQVIRIDHHPNDDDLGEKAIRWVDSSYSAADEMITEIAVVNEWKITPQAANYLYLGINTDSGRFLFNNVRSRTLYLASKLYEAGLEADYIHTNLSKTSLEDIKFNSWLLSTLKTRDGVAYIQNNLKDTLKYGKTSQSSMRVNIIANIKDHPFWVQFLEEEDGRVRVEFRSNGPIVRNVAIKWGGGGHERASGAIIDSFDLVEKVIDDCALEVKRYINEMSMNKK, encoded by the coding sequence ATGAAAATAGGAAGTTTAGAGTTAGTAACAAAAGAACTATACAAGTACAATAGTATCGTAATTTTTCACCATATAAGACCTGACGGGGATTGTTTAGGTTCACAATTTGGGCTCAAGGAATTGATAAAATTAAATTTCCCGGATAAAAAAGTATATGCCATTGGAGATGCTAAAAATACATTCGATTTTTTAGACTTCACAATGGATGAAGTACCAAGTGATGATATTATTAAAAAATCTTTAGCTGTTGTTGTAGATGCAAATCATAAAGAAAGAATCGAAAAAAGAGAAGTTTTAGATAAAAATCTTTTTGCACAAGTTATTAGAATTGACCACCACCCTAATGATGATGATCTAGGAGAAAAAGCAATTAGGTGAGTTGACAGTTCATATTCAGCAGCTGACGAAATGATAACAGAGATTGCTGTAGTTAATGAATGAAAAATAACTCCGCAAGCTGCTAATTATTTATATTTAGGTATAAATACAGATTCAGGTAGATTTTTATTCAATAATGTAAGATCAAGAACTTTATACCTTGCATCAAAATTATATGAAGCTGGTTTAGAAGCGGATTACATACATACAAATTTATCAAAAACATCATTAGAAGATATTAAATTTAATAGTTGATTACTTTCTACTTTAAAAACCAGAGATGGTGTAGCATATATTCAAAATAATTTAAAAGATACTTTAAAGTATGGAAAAACTTCTCAATCATCTATGAGAGTTAATATAATAGCAAATATAAAAGATCACCCTTTTTGAGTTCAATTCCTTGAAGAGGAAGACGGAAGAGTTAGAGTGGAATTCAGGTCTAATGGACCAATTGTTAGAAATGTAGCAATTAAATGAGGAGGCGGTGGCCACGAAAGAGCTTCGGGTGCAATTATAGATTCATTTGATTTAGTGGAAAAAGTTATTGATGATTGTGCTTTAGAAGTCAAAAGATACATAAATGAAATGTCTATGAACAAAAAATAA
- a CDS encoding DHH family phosphoesterase, with the protein MKIGNSKVAIDAIEKYENIIIFHHIRPDGDCLGSQAGLAELIKTNYPNKKVYTVGNNQKTFDFMNYHYDQIDTIDFNNSLAIVVDASSGDRIECAELLYEKKTTARLRIDHHPNGADIDYEYNYIDDKFVAAAEMVAQIAFDAKWEVTQKASAHIYLGINTDSGRFLFPDTSSRTYKLVAFLMENGFHPQEILRNLNQRTLKDIQISGQILSNFKKEGRVLYYEIKEDFLKEHQIDSLRAALYVNELANIDDNSCWALFVQMEDGKVRARLRSNGPLVNNVANKFNGGGHDNAAGCTLDSFEQVPDVLKLLNDEIKEWEAR; encoded by the coding sequence ATGAAAATAGGTAACTCAAAAGTTGCAATTGATGCAATTGAAAAATATGAAAATATTATAATTTTTCATCATATAAGACCTGACGGTGATTGTTTAGGATCTCAAGCTGGTTTAGCTGAATTGATTAAGACAAATTATCCAAACAAAAAAGTTTATACAGTTGGTAATAATCAAAAAACTTTTGACTTTATGAATTACCATTATGATCAAATAGATACAATTGATTTTAATAATTCATTAGCAATTGTTGTTGATGCTTCAAGTGGTGATAGAATTGAATGTGCTGAGCTATTGTATGAGAAAAAAACAACAGCTAGATTAAGAATCGATCATCATCCTAATGGTGCTGATATAGATTATGAATATAATTATATTGACGATAAATTTGTTGCGGCAGCCGAAATGGTTGCTCAAATAGCTTTTGATGCTAAATGAGAGGTAACACAGAAAGCATCGGCTCACATTTATTTAGGGATAAATACTGACTCAGGAAGATTTTTATTCCCTGACACATCATCAAGAACTTATAAATTAGTTGCTTTCTTGATGGAAAACGGATTTCACCCTCAAGAAATTCTTAGAAATCTAAATCAAAGAACTTTGAAAGACATACAAATTTCTGGACAAATACTTTCTAATTTCAAAAAAGAAGGAAGAGTTCTTTACTACGAAATTAAAGAAGACTTTTTAAAAGAACATCAAATAGACTCATTAAGAGCTGCTTTGTACGTTAATGAATTAGCAAATATTGATGACAATTCTTGTTGAGCATTATTTGTTCAAATGGAAGATGGAAAAGTTAGAGCTCGTTTAAGATCTAATGGACCATTAGTGAATAATGTAGCTAATAAATTTAATGGCGGAGGACATGATAATGCAGCAGGATGTACTCTTGATTCATTTGAGCAAGTTCCAGATGTATTAAAATTATTAAACGATGAAATAAAAGAATGAGAGGCAAGATAA
- a CDS encoding DHH family phosphoesterase yields the protein MKIGNSKVAIDAIEKYENIIIFHHIRPDGDCLGSQAGLAELIKTNYPNKKVYKVGSNEGIFPFMSWDFQNENEINFENSLAIVVDASSGDRIQNSEILYKNLTTAKLRIDHHPNESDINYDYIYVDEKFVAAAEMVAQIAFDAKWNITKEASEFIYLGINTDSARFSLPDTSSRTYKLVAFLMENGFHPQQILRNLNKRNLHDIKVSGYILSNFKKEGRVLYFYANKEFLKQFNLNSFEASQFVNVLGNIEDNNCWVLFIDLENGGIRTRIRSNGPSMIPVAKYFGGGGHDDRGGFNINEPSEIQNVISKLNLSIKEWEDSKWK from the coding sequence ATGAAAATAGGTAACTCAAAAGTTGCAATTGATGCAATTGAAAAATATGAAAATATTATAATTTTTCATCATATAAGACCTGACGGTGATTGTTTAGGATCTCAAGCTGGTTTAGCTGAATTGATTAAGACAAATTATCCAAACAAAAAAGTTTATAAAGTAGGAAGTAATGAAGGAATTTTTCCTTTTATGAGTTGAGACTTTCAAAACGAAAATGAAATAAATTTTGAAAATTCATTAGCAATTGTTGTTGATGCTTCAAGTGGTGATAGAATTCAAAACTCAGAAATTTTGTACAAGAATCTAACAACAGCAAAATTAAGAATTGACCATCACCCAAATGAGAGTGATATAAATTATGATTACATTTATGTTGATGAAAAGTTTGTAGCGGCTGCTGAAATGGTTGCTCAAATAGCTTTTGACGCAAAATGAAATATCACTAAAGAGGCATCGGAATTTATTTATCTCGGAATAAATACAGACTCAGCTCGCTTTTCCCTTCCGGACACATCATCAAGAACTTATAAATTAGTTGCTTTCTTAATGGAAAACGGATTTCACCCACAACAAATTTTGAGAAACTTGAATAAAAGAAATCTTCACGATATTAAGGTTTCTGGATATATACTTTCTAATTTCAAAAAAGAAGGAAGAGTTTTATACTTTTATGCTAATAAAGAATTTTTAAAGCAATTTAATTTAAATTCTTTTGAAGCATCACAATTTGTGAATGTTTTAGGAAATATCGAAGATAATAATTGTTGAGTGTTATTTATTGATTTAGAAAACGGTGGAATTAGAACAAGGATAAGGTCTAATGGACCGTCTATGATACCCGTTGCAAAATATTTTGGTGGCGGAGGCCATGATGATAGAGGGGGATTTAATATTAATGAACCTTCAGAAATACAAAATGTTATTAGTAAACTTAATTTATCAATAAAAGAATGAGAGGATAGTAAATGAAAATAG